A genomic segment from Diceros bicornis minor isolate mBicDic1 chromosome 5, mDicBic1.mat.cur, whole genome shotgun sequence encodes:
- the LOC131405536 gene encoding olfactory receptor 4F3/4F16/4F29-like, producing MELMDGGNHSVVSEFLLLGLTSSWEIQILLFLFFTVFYIASMLANLLIVLAIISDHHLHSPMYFLLANLSFIDTGVSSIATPKMIYDLFRKHKVISLKGCITQMFFIHTVGGTEMVLLIVMAYDRYIAICKPLHYLTIMSLRVCLSFLAVAWTIGLIHSVAQLAFVVNLSFCGPNKMDSFYCDFPRFIKLACADTYRLEFLVTANSGFISVGTFFFLIVSYFFILVTVHKHSSGGSSKALSTLSAHITVVVFFFGPCIIVYVWPFPTLPIDKFLAIFDALITPFMNPIIYTFRNKEMKVAMRRLFVSDFISYCEIFP from the exons ATGGAGTTGATGGATGGAGGAAATCATTCAGTGGTATCTGAATTTTTGTTGCTGGGACTCACCAGTTCTTGGGAGATTcagattcttctttttctgtttttcacagtATTTTATATAGCAAGTATGCTAGCAAACCTTCTCATTGTGCTCGCAATTATTTCAGACCATCACTTACATTCCCCCATGTACTTTTTGCTGGCAAATCTCTCCTTCATTGACACTGGTGTTTCCAGCATTGCAACCCCAAAGATGATTTATGACCTTTTCAGAAAACATAAAGTCATCTCCTTGAAAGGGTGCATTACTCAGATGTTCTTTATTCACACTGTTGGGGGTACAGAGATGGTGCTGCTCATAGTCATGGCCTACGACCGATACATTGCTATCTGCAAGCCCCTCCACTACCTGACCATCATGAGCCTAAGAGTGTGTCTTTCCTTTTTGGCTGTTGCTTGGACCATTGGACTCATCCATTCTGTGGCTCAACTGGCTTTTGTTGTAAACTTATCCTTTTGTGGTCCCAACAAAATGGATAGCTTTTATTGTGATTTTCCTCGGTTCATCAAACTTGCATGTGCAGACACATATAGATTGGAATTTCTGGTCACTGCCAACAGTGGTTTCATCTCCGTGGGCACCTTCTTCTTCTTGATTGTGTCTTACTTCTTCATCTTGGTCACAGTTCACAAACACTCTTCAGGTGGTTCATCCAAGGCCCTCTCCACTCTTTCAGCTCACATCACTGTAGTGGTCTTTTTCTTTGGTCCTTGTATTATTGTCTATGTGTGGCCATTCCCTACCTTACCCATAGATAAATTTTTAGCCATCTTTGATGCCCTTATCACTCCTTTTATGAATCCTATTATCTATACATTTAGAAATAAGGAGATGAAGGTGGCAATGAGGAGACT gTTTGTTAGCGATTTCATTAGCTACTGTGAAATCTTTCCTTAA